DNA sequence from the Vanrija pseudolonga chromosome 7, complete sequence genome:
gctgctggtgccggAAGCCGttgagcccgagcccgaacATGGCGTTGATCGACAGCTCGACGTAGAACGAGTAGTGCCCCGCGGCGACAGCCTCGCGCGGCACGATGTGGTCGACCCGCCGGTCCTCGGCCGTGCCGGGCTGGCCGTCCTTCATGGAGTTTGGCCCGCCCGAGATGCCGTGCAGGGGGTGGCCGTCGAGGTTGTAGATGAGCGCCTCGCAATTTGGGTCGAACTCgactgcggcgtcagctcgccccGCTCTTGGCCGCCACCGGCTTACAGATCACTGGCTCGCCAGAGTCGCGGAACGACTCCGGGATGGCCAGGTCGACCCGGACCCAGTGGttcgtccagctcggcccgagctcatcgccgacGTGTAGCTCCCTACTCGACAaagcgagctgcgcgacggcctcgtcaaACGTCGGCTTGCTCTGGCCTGGCGCGGACCACAGCGTCATGCGCACCGcgtccccgccgcgcaggcgcgcgcggtcgagcGCTGCGGACAGGTTATGTGCGGCATAGTGCCCGCCTACGAAGAGGCCTAGGCGGCGGTCCGTCTGGAGACGTTAGCGGCGGTGGACGGGGGCCCTCACGATtgcggggaggaggggatgGTTCACGCGCTCGGTGAGCACGGGGTAGGTCGATGACATTGTGGGTGCGTTGCGCGTTGGTGTGGCCTCGGACACCGACCCTCTGGCTTATTTATGAGGGAGGAGGTGATGCGGAGGTGCCGCCGAACATGGCCCGAACCCAGCCTTGGCCCGTGGGGTTCTCCCCTGGCTTGGAGAGGGGGCGctccgcgctgcgcgccgagcgcttGCATACCCCGCGATGAGAGAGTGGAACTCGACGAGAGGGAGCAAGCCTCCGAGCCGGATACATGGCATCACAGGGTCGGAGTTGCCCGTGCCGAGTGGCGGCTGTAGACGGGGCACCCACCATCCCCACATCGGCGAGACAGCAGCATCAGGCTGGCTGAGCTTCAACCTGCCTTGAGTCTTCACCGACGCACCGAGGTTGCGTGCGAGATGATACCAGTACTGGCAGCACACTATACCGGCCCACCGCGCCGTACATTACACGGGTCGCGATAATAGACGGCTGTGGGCGCGGAGCGCAGTGGGCCGTTTATCGCGGtgtcaccgtcgtcgtcggtcaaGCTGCCACTCTCGCCCAAAgcccctctccctctcggCGGAAACTCGGCAAGTTCCGCGCAGTCATGAACGCCGGTTACCCACCTCGCCTGTGCACGACGGAACGGAGCACTGTCCCCCGTTCCAAGAGCTCACATGACGGGGCACCGCGGACGGGTCCGCTGCGGAGAGGGAGTGCTCTGTCCAcacgcctcggcgccgagcttcCACCCCGCATCGGCACCGCGCCACATTGCCCACTGTAGTACGCAgccgcgctgccgtcctcCCGTCGCCTAAGGCAGGAGTTAGCGAGCACAGCGAGGTGTACTTCCTCGCTGGAGGTGGACGTCGCGCCAAGCCCCCGCGTGGCGGATATTGCGGGCAGTGCGGGCAATCGCTCGGATGTGCCACTTGTCGCTCGCTCAGCAAGGTGCCCTTGTGGCGGCCGGCGGTCGGTCAGCACCAAGCCCACTTCTTGGACAGCGGACGGTGGGCGTAttggcgctgcgcgcggagCACTGTGATCCTTGCGATGCGGGGTGAGGTAGTGCCGAGCCAAGACCGATCGGGGGCCCTCGTGTCTGTCGGTCGTGGATGAAGATGATCCGAACGATGAAGGCCTTCACTAACCGTCCCGGTCCCCCGTGGACACCAACTTCGAGAACACCTCACGCGCAGTCTCAGCTGATCATCTTGCGCTGTTAATTCGGACCGGCGACCCGGTAATCACTCGAAGACGACAGGTGCGAAGTGACTTCGGTAACTCCGATTGTTgttgcgtcgtcgcgcttaAAGAGACGTCGCGTTGGTTCTCGAGGGCCCCATCGTGCCCCGCAAAGTCGAGAAGACGACAAGGCAACTCCAACGAACTCGAGTCCAACTCCAAGTGAACCCAAGCAACCCCGGCCATGTCTCAAGtcacccccgccgacgagaaggccAACACGGCGCACGTCGAGTCCGTCGCCACCCCCCGCgaagacgacggcgtcatcATCCAAAAGGCCACGCAGTACCACGACGCGCAGCTCAAGTCGGACCACGACATGCTCGGGACGTGGGACGCCGTCAAGAAGTTCCGGCGGGTGACGCTGATCTGTGCGATTGCGGGGTTCGCGGCGGCCACAGACGGTACGCACTCATGCTCGTCCCTTGCCATCAGTGCTGACCCACACCCAGGCTACCAGCACCAGATGGTCGCGTCCATCGTGGCCAACAAGGGCTTTATCCGGCAgttcgccgcggccggccaGGCCAAGATCAACCCGTCGTGGGTGTCGTCCTTTGGCGGCATCTACTCTGCCGGCCAAGTGATTGGGCAGTTTTCCATCCAGTTCGTCGCGGACGGGTTTGGGCGCAAGATGGCCATGTACACTTTTATTGTGGGGCTGATCATCGTGAGTAGAGTGAAGGCGCCCACTACATTCTCTGACGACCCAGGCCGCGATCGTCGAGTGCGTGTCCACCGTCTGGTGGCACTGGACCATCGCCAAGCTCATCGGCGGCATCGCCGTCGGCTCGGTGCAGGCCACGCTTCCAGTGTACATCAACGAGCTTGCGCCGGCCCAGATCCGCGGGTTCCTCGTGGTCACGTACAGCATGTGGTTCTCGTTTGGCACGCTCTGCGCAAGCCTGGCActcaaggcgcgcgccgacacgAACCCGATGGACTGGAAGACGATGATCTACAGCCAGTTCGGGATGATCGGCCTTGGCTTCCTGCTCGTAGTGTTCTTGCCCGAGTCGCCGTGGTGGCTCGtccgcaagggcaaggtcgagcgcgcgcgcgccatgctCGAGAAGAACTTTAAGGGCGTGGCCGGgtacgacgtcgacgccgaggtgtcCATCATCGCTGCCACCATCAAGGTCCAACACCAGTGggacgtcgccgccaaggccgagggcccGTTCGCCATGCTGCAGGGCCTCAACCTCAAGCGGTTTTTGATCGGCTCGTGGCCCAAGGTCCTGCAGCAGTTTGTCGGCCTCGCAATCTTCGGCTCGTACTCGGCCTACTTCTTCCAGCTCGCGGGCAACAAGGACCCGTTTCTTGTTACCGTGATCATGGGGTGCCTGTCCATCGCGGCCGTGTTTATCGactcgctgctcgtcgacaagATTGGCCGGCGCAGGATGACGCTCATCGGGTTCACGGGCGCGTGTACCGGCATGGTATTGATGGCGATTGTCGGCTGTCTCGACTATGCGCGCCcgagcctcggcgcgctgctcgtgttCGCGGGCTGCCTGGCAAACTTCTTCAACACGTTCCAGTCGTCCACGTCGTACGCGTACCTCACTGAGATGCCCGAGCTGCGCTTCAAGGCCCGCGCGACAGGCTGGGGACTGGCGTACTGCAACCTCTACGCGATTCTCATCAACTTTACCGTCCCGCTCATGATCCAGGCGTGGAAGGTCAagtcggccttcttcttcgtctgCCTCGGCATCCCCGGCACAGTGGTCGCGTACTTCATCATGCCCGAGTCGATGGGCCGCAGCCCCGCCGAGATCCAGGAGATGttcgtcgaccgcgtcccGCTGCGCAAGTGGAAGGGGTACAAGACTGATGTGGAGAAAGACCTCGAGGCGAGGATGGGGCAGGGTGAGGAGTAGGCGGGGGCACGGGCGTGTGGGCAGGCGGAGTAGGAGTAGGCAGGGCGGAGACGGGTGATCAGACGCGGTTAGGACGCAGAGCGTAAGACAGAGTTAGGGTTGTTATGGGCGGTTAGTATCGGCGGCAAGATGCAATGTGGATGCAGATGCTATGATGACAACAGATGTGCGCCCTACAGTTGAAGTTGCGGATGACGGCCCGCGCCTAGACGCGGACCCGCTCTACGCCTTGACGGCCgcgggcttgggctcggcAGGCTTGGACAGCAGGACGAGAAACACGGTCGCAAGCAGCTTGGTCACACCGGTGATGATCAACGCGAGCTGGGGCGACGAGTAGCGGTACGCGAACCCGCCGATAATGCCGCCGAGCACAAACACGCACACGAACACGAAGCGCTCGTTGCGCTGCGGGTTCTTGGTGAGCCCGACAAAGAGGTTGGGGTCGGCGAAGAAGTCGGACATGGCGCCAGTGGCCACTTGGGtgggcatggtgggtgggccgccgaggcctTTAACGGTCACGTTTTGCGCGCCCATCGACACGGCCTAGGAGCTGTCAGCTGTGTCCCGCCCTCAACCTGCCCcagcccacacccaccatgAGAAAGATCGACGCGTACTCTGTCCGCCCGTCGCGGATGTGGATCTTGTGCCCGTAGTACAGCcccgcgacgaggaagatgagcACGGCCTGGAACGTCATGTCGACCACGACGTAGCCGCGCCGTCGCTTGCCGAAGAAGCCGCCCAGACGGCCGGCGTAGAACGAGCCGAACCAcgagccgacgagcgcgaccaccgccgcgacggggTAGACTTCGGGGTCGTATTTCTTCATCTgggaggcggcgagggcgaggaagacgaggttACCGGTCtgtggggtgtcagctgtgGCCAAGGAGCGGGGAAGGTGGCACGACATACGTTGTTGGCCACGAAGACGCCCAGCGCGGGCACGGAGAACACGTCGATGCTGCCTGCTGCGATGGAGAGCGAGAGGAGTACGGGGATGTACGTCCGCCGCTCGAACGTGAGCTCTGCGTTCCAGAAGGATgggggcgcggggggcggcaGGGCCggcttgggctcggcgtgctcgacagACGGGGTGGTCATTGGGGATGTTGGTTGTGTTGTCGTGGGAGCTGGCTCTGTCATCGTCGTGGGCCCGGTGTTGTGTTTGGTGGGTTCGTGTCGGTCCAGGTTGTCGTCTATCGACGTCTTTATCGCCCaagcgtcggcgacgcggctcCGATCTACTCCGACACTGTGCGTGCTGCTGATATCGACGTCCCACCACTGCTCGCTGCCGTGTTAATGATGAGTAGAGCGATGGTGGAGCCTTGGTTAGGTTTGTTGTTAGTCAGTGCTCCCAGAGCGCTCTCAGTGTCAATGACGGAAATACGGCATCCGGTGGCGACTAGTGACGGCGCACCCGACAGTGCCGACCCGGTCAGGCAGTCGGCCGGTCGACCGGCGGAATCCTCCGAACGAGACGAGACGGTCGTTGTTGTGATGGTGAGcatgctgttgttgctgtcgacgacgacgacgatggcgaggatgggATGATGGATCGGCCGACAGAAACCAGCGTGCACGCCCTGGTCGTGTGGATTACATCAAGGTGGTCCTTTGGAATCGCCTGGCCATACCGACGTCCACCAAGCACAACCCAATATTACCTGGTCGTCGTTCCCAGTGCGTCCCTGGGTGGTTGCAAGCAAGTAAAAACAGTCAGGGGCGACATGGACGCTCAATGACGGCATGGGCACATGGCTCGAGGCCTCCTCGGTCCCTCTCGAACCCTCCCGCACCCCGCCACCGTCCTTGGCCCTCCGCCCGCCTCTCGGCCGGTCCGCCCCTGGCCAGCCTGGCGTGTTTACAATCTCGGTATCCTTTTGCCCAACCCTCGAGTCGCTGGTGGGCCGTTTCCGCATTCTTAATGGGCCATGGGAACACCCAGCTGTCCCGAGCAACGAGAGGGGCATCTTGTCTATTGCTTCTTGAGACGCAGCTGCAGCGATCTCGGTGCGGCAGGCACTTGCCTAATGCGATCCGCCAGCGTTTCATGCTGCCAACTGAACTGCGTGCTGCTGGCACGGgatgggggcgggggggtCGCTTGGGGTCGtcgcttgcttgctgggCCTCGCAACGTACTTGCGGGTCGGTCGGCGTGACATTGCGGTTAGTACCATTGTTTAGCAGCCACTAGTACTGCTCGATACACGGCAGCCATCTGCGTGTAGACTGCAGCCATCTCTCTCTTTAGCCGCGTCTCTctctgcctcggccgccgaTGGCACTGCAGACGGCCcgatgcgcgcggcggaaACTGGCCGACCGATGGAATGCGTAGACGACGTGGACACTGCGACGAGCCAAGTAAGGCTCGGCTCTGTAGCGCCGATTCCTTGGCGCCAACGAGCGGAGCGGAGTGCATGGGTGCATTGTGTTCCGCCCAGCTGCCTGTATGCAGCGGACACTGCCCACACACAATATGAAGTGACGACATACAAGGTTGGTTGGCAGGAACCGTAAAGGCCAGTCGAGCCTAcagctggggtgggtggcaaaGGCAGCTGCCGTCGAAGGCACCTCCCCGTCCACGACATTGTTGTTGTCTTTGCCTGTCCCAGATAAGAAAACCTGCAAGCCACTGTGTGAGAGTGGGCAGTCAGTGTCAGGCATGCAAGCAATGCGCAGCATAgtcagcaacagcagcacccCCCGTATGCATGCTACCCTCTCTCTCGcactccctccctcccctgTTGCCTTTGGGCGGAGACAGAGTTACCGTTATTTGTCATCACGCTCATGGTCCCTTGTCTTCTGGATGCATCGAGTACAAACCCTTGGGCATGTTATGCTCGTCACGCACATGctacagcagcagctgctgctgctgcttgagcGCAACGCACCGCGGCAGTTCGGACGGCAAACCGCCCAACGGGTG
Encoded proteins:
- the KHT2 gene encoding Hexose transporter 2; the encoded protein is MSQVTPADEKANTAHVESVATPREDDGVIIQKATQYHDAQLKSDHDMLGTWDAVKKFRRVTLICAIAGFAAATDGYQHQMVASIVANKGFIRQFAAAGQAKINPSWVSSFGGIYSAGQVIGQFSIQFVADGFGRKMAMYTFIVGLIIAAIVECVSTVWWHWTIAKLIGGIAVGSVQATLPVYINELAPAQIRGFLVVTYSMWFSFGTLCASLALKARADTNPMDWKTMIYSQFGMIGLGFLLVVFLPESPWWLVRKGKVERARAMLEKNFKGVAGYDVDAEVSIIAATIKVQHQWDVAAKAEGPFAMLQGLNLKRFLIGSWPKVLQQFVGLAIFGSYSAYFFQLAGNKDPFLVTVIMGCLSIAAVFIDSLLVDKIGRRRMTLIGFTGACTGMVLMAIVGCLDYARPSLGALLVFAGCLANFFNTFQSSTSYAYLTEMPELRFKARATGWGLAYCNLYAILINFTVPLMIQAWKVKSAFFFVCLGIPGTVVAYFIMPESMGRSPAEIQEMFVDRVPLRKWKGYKTDVEKDLEARMGQGEE